A single region of the Enterobacter cloacae complex sp. R_G8 genome encodes:
- the yhgN gene encoding NAAT family transporter YhgN — protein MSEIISAAVLLILIMDPLGNLPIFMSVLKHTEPKRRRAIMIRELLIALLVMFIFLFAGEKILAFLNLRAETVSISGGIILFLIAIKMIFPSAEGGSSGLPAGEEPFIVPLAIPLVAGPTILATLMLLSHQYPNQMSHLVIALLIAWGGTFIILLQSSLFLRLLGEKGVNALERLMGLILVMMATQMFLDGIRAWMKG, from the coding sequence ATGAGTGAAATCATTTCTGCGGCGGTTTTATTGATCCTGATAATGGATCCTCTGGGAAACCTGCCGATCTTCATGTCGGTGCTGAAGCACACCGAACCCAAGCGCCGACGGGCGATCATGATCCGCGAGCTGCTTATCGCCCTGCTGGTGATGTTTATCTTCCTGTTTGCCGGGGAAAAAATTCTTGCCTTCCTGAATCTGCGCGCCGAAACCGTTTCGATTTCCGGCGGGATTATTCTGTTCCTGATTGCCATTAAGATGATTTTCCCGAGCGCCGAAGGGGGCAGCAGCGGCCTGCCGGCGGGTGAAGAGCCGTTTATCGTACCGCTGGCGATCCCGCTGGTCGCCGGGCCGACCATTCTGGCCACATTGATGCTCCTGTCGCATCAGTATCCCAACCAGATGAGCCATCTGGTGATTGCCCTGCTGATTGCCTGGGGCGGAACGTTCATCATCCTGCTGCAGTCGTCGCTGTTCCTGCGCCTGCTGGGCGAGAAAGGGGTCAATGCGCTGGAACGTTTGATGGGGCTGATTCTGGTGATGATGGCGACGCAGATGTTCCTGGACGGGATCCGGGCGTGGATGAAGGGCTAG
- the glgX gene encoding glycogen debranching protein GlgX has protein sequence MTQLTAGKPEPLGASYDGKGVNFTLFSAHAERVELCVFDGEGNEHRYDLPARTGDTWHGYLAGGRPGMHYGFRVHGPWEPSQGHWFNPAKLLIDPCAHRVEGEFKDDPIFHVGYGEPDHRDSAHIVPKSVVVGDHYDWEDDAPPGTPWGNTVIYEAHVKGLTYLHPSIPKEMRGTYKALGHPTMIAYLKHLGITALELLPIAHFASEPRLQRLGLSNYWGYNPLAMFALDPRYAVNPDKARDEFRDAVKALHAAGIEVILDVVLNHSAESDLDGPTLSMRGIDNRSYYWIREDGDYHNWTGCGNTLNLSHPAVTHFAYECLKYWVETFHVDGFRFDLAPVMGRTPAFSQQAPLFEAIRNCPVLSQVKLIAEPWDIGEGGYQVGNFPPLFAEWNDHYRDAVRRFWLARNLSLGEFAGRFAASSDLFKRDGKRPSATVNLVTAHDGFTLRDCVCFNQKHNEANGEENRDGTNNNHSFNHGIEGLGGSLDVIERRRASVHALLTTLLLSQGTPMLLAGDEHGHSQHGNNNAYCQDNTLTWLDWGEANSGLIHFTAALIHLRQQIPALTANRWWEEGDGNVRWLNQDAQPLSAQEWQHGIPRLQILLSDRWLVTLNATDDVAEIVLPDGEWRAVPPFAGADNPVVMAVWHGPAHGVCVFQR, from the coding sequence ATGACGCAGCTTACGGCAGGTAAACCCGAACCGCTCGGGGCGAGTTATGACGGAAAGGGGGTCAATTTCACCCTCTTTTCTGCTCACGCGGAGCGGGTCGAACTCTGTGTTTTTGATGGTGAAGGTAACGAACATCGTTACGATTTACCGGCACGCACCGGGGATACCTGGCACGGCTACCTGGCCGGCGGGCGGCCTGGAATGCACTACGGTTTTCGCGTTCATGGTCCCTGGGAGCCTTCTCAGGGGCACTGGTTTAACCCGGCGAAGCTGCTGATTGATCCTTGTGCCCACCGCGTGGAGGGCGAATTTAAAGATGACCCGATTTTCCACGTCGGCTATGGGGAACCTGACCACCGCGACAGCGCCCATATCGTCCCGAAAAGCGTGGTGGTGGGTGACCACTACGACTGGGAAGACGATGCCCCGCCGGGCACGCCGTGGGGCAACACCGTTATATATGAGGCCCATGTAAAAGGGCTGACCTACCTCCATCCGTCTATCCCCAAAGAGATGCGCGGCACCTATAAGGCGCTCGGCCATCCGACCATGATCGCCTATCTGAAACACCTCGGGATCACCGCTCTTGAGTTGTTGCCCATCGCCCATTTCGCCAGCGAGCCTCGCCTGCAGCGGCTGGGGCTGAGCAACTACTGGGGCTACAACCCGCTGGCAATGTTTGCGCTCGACCCGCGCTATGCCGTCAACCCGGACAAGGCGCGGGATGAGTTTCGCGATGCGGTGAAGGCGCTTCATGCGGCGGGTATCGAAGTGATTCTGGACGTGGTGCTGAACCACAGCGCGGAAAGCGATCTCGACGGCCCGACGCTCTCCATGCGCGGAATTGATAACCGTAGCTATTATTGGATCAGAGAGGATGGTGATTACCACAACTGGACCGGTTGCGGTAACACGCTCAACCTCAGCCATCCGGCGGTGACGCATTTTGCTTACGAATGCCTGAAATATTGGGTGGAAACGTTCCATGTTGACGGTTTTCGTTTCGACCTGGCACCGGTGATGGGACGCACGCCGGCGTTCAGCCAGCAGGCGCCGCTGTTTGAGGCGATAAGAAACTGTCCGGTGCTCTCGCAGGTGAAGCTGATTGCCGAGCCGTGGGATATTGGTGAAGGCGGCTACCAGGTGGGCAATTTCCCACCGCTGTTTGCCGAGTGGAACGACCATTATCGCGATGCTGTACGCCGATTCTGGCTGGCGCGAAATCTGTCTCTGGGGGAGTTCGCCGGACGCTTTGCCGCTTCCAGCGATCTGTTTAAACGCGATGGCAAACGACCTTCTGCCACCGTCAACCTGGTGACCGCGCACGACGGTTTTACGCTCCGGGACTGCGTTTGTTTCAATCAGAAACACAATGAGGCAAATGGCGAGGAGAATCGCGATGGCACTAACAATAACCATAGCTTTAATCATGGTATAGAAGGGTTAGGCGGAAGCCTGGACGTTATCGAACGGCGACGTGCCAGCGTGCATGCGCTGCTGACCACGCTGCTGTTGTCGCAGGGCACGCCGATGCTGCTGGCAGGGGATGAACATGGCCACAGCCAGCACGGTAACAACAATGCGTATTGCCAGGACAACACCTTAACCTGGCTCGACTGGGGAGAAGCGAACAGCGGTTTGATTCACTTTACCGCGGCGCTGATCCATCTTCGCCAGCAGATCCCCGCGCTCACCGCCAACCGCTGGTGGGAGGAGGGCGACGGCAACGTTCGCTGGCTGAATCAAGACGCGCAACCGTTAAGCGCGCAAGAGTGGCAACACGGCATACCGCGCCTGCAGATCCTGCTTTCGGATCGCTGGCTGGTTACGCTGAACGCGACGGATGACGTCGCAGAGATTGTTTTACCTGACGGGGAATGGCGCGCCGTTCCCCCCTTTGCCGGAGCGGATAATCCGGTAGTAATGGCTGTCTGGCACGGGCCTGCGCACGGAGTGTGCGTATTCCAAAGATGA
- the glgB gene encoding 1,4-alpha-glucan branching enzyme, with amino-acid sequence MSDRVDRDVINALIAGHFADPFSVLGMHQTEAGLEVRALLPDATEVWVIEPKTGRKVGNLECLDSRGFFSGVMPRRKNPFRYQLAVIWHGQQNLIDDPYSFGPLLQEMDAWLLSEGTHLRPYETLGAHADTMDGITGTRFAVWAPNARRVSVVGQFNYWDGRRHPMRLRRETGIWELFIPGAQNGQLYKFEMIDAHGKLRIKADPYAFEAQMRPDTASLICGLPEKVVQSEERKQANRFDAPISVYEVHLGSWRRHTDNNFWLSYRELADQLVPYAKWMGFTHLELLPVNEHPFDGSWGYQPTGLYAPTRRFGTRDDFRYFINAAHAAGLNVILDWVPGHFPSDDFGLSEFDGTKLYEHSDPREGYHQDWNTLIYNYGRREVANYLVGNALYWIERFGIDALRVDAVASMIYRDYSRKEGEWIPNEYGGRENLEAIEFLRSTNRIIGEQVEGAVTMAEESTDFAGVSRPPSMGGLGFWYKWNLGWMHDTLDYMKLDPVYRQYHHDKLTFGLLYNYTENFMLPLSHDEVVHGKKSILDRMPGDAWQKFANLRAYYGWMFAFPGKKLLFMGNEFAQGREWNHDTSLDWHLLEGGDNWHHGVQRLVRDLNLTYRHHKALHELDFDPYGFEWLVVDDNERSVFVFVRRDKAGNEIIVASNFTPVPRHHYRFGINQAGKWREILNTDSMHYHGSNAGNGGWVQSDAIESHGRPNSLSLTLPPLGTIWLVREGE; translated from the coding sequence ATGTCCGATCGTGTGGATAGAGACGTGATTAATGCGCTTATTGCGGGTCATTTTGCCGACCCCTTTTCTGTGCTGGGGATGCACCAAACAGAGGCGGGACTGGAAGTCCGTGCGCTGTTACCGGATGCCACAGAAGTGTGGGTTATCGAACCTAAAACCGGCCGCAAGGTAGGCAATCTGGAATGCCTCGACTCGCGTGGCTTCTTCTCGGGCGTCATGCCCCGTCGTAAAAACCCTTTTCGTTATCAACTCGCCGTCATCTGGCACGGTCAGCAAAACCTGATCGACGATCCCTACAGTTTTGGTCCGCTGTTACAGGAGATGGATGCCTGGCTGCTGTCTGAAGGTACCCATTTACGCCCGTACGAAACGCTGGGCGCCCATGCGGATACGATGGACGGCATCACCGGCACGCGGTTTGCCGTGTGGGCACCTAACGCCCGGCGCGTCTCCGTTGTCGGGCAGTTCAACTACTGGGATGGTCGCCGTCATCCGATGCGCCTGCGTCGGGAAACGGGCATCTGGGAGCTGTTCATCCCCGGCGCGCAAAACGGTCAGCTCTATAAATTTGAGATGATCGACGCCCACGGAAAGCTGCGCATTAAAGCGGACCCGTACGCGTTCGAAGCGCAGATGCGCCCGGATACTGCCTCGCTGATTTGCGGGCTGCCGGAAAAAGTGGTGCAGAGCGAGGAGCGCAAACAGGCCAACCGTTTCGATGCCCCCATCTCCGTGTATGAAGTGCATCTCGGATCCTGGCGACGCCACACCGATAACAACTTCTGGCTCAGCTACCGGGAGCTTGCCGATCAGCTGGTGCCGTATGCCAAATGGATGGGCTTTACCCACCTTGAGCTGCTGCCAGTTAATGAGCATCCATTTGATGGAAGCTGGGGCTACCAGCCAACCGGGTTGTATGCCCCGACGCGCCGTTTCGGCACGCGCGACGACTTTCGCTATTTTATCAATGCCGCACACGCCGCCGGGCTGAACGTGATCCTCGACTGGGTGCCAGGCCATTTTCCGTCTGATGACTTTGGTCTGTCCGAGTTTGACGGTACGAAGCTGTACGAGCACAGCGACCCGCGCGAAGGCTATCACCAGGACTGGAACACGCTTATCTACAACTACGGTCGCCGTGAAGTCGCGAACTACCTCGTCGGGAATGCGCTGTACTGGATCGAACGTTTTGGCATTGATGCCCTGCGCGTGGATGCGGTGGCATCGATGATTTACCGCGACTACAGCCGTAAAGAGGGGGAGTGGATCCCGAACGAATATGGCGGTCGTGAAAACCTGGAAGCCATCGAATTTTTGCGCAGCACCAACCGCATTATTGGCGAGCAGGTTGAGGGCGCGGTGACGATGGCGGAAGAGTCGACTGACTTTGCCGGTGTTTCGCGTCCACCGTCCATGGGGGGCCTGGGCTTCTGGTACAAGTGGAACCTGGGCTGGATGCACGACACGCTCGACTATATGAAGCTCGACCCGGTCTATCGTCAGTACCATCACGACAAACTCACCTTCGGGCTGCTCTACAACTACACCGAAAACTTCATGCTGCCGCTGTCGCACGATGAAGTGGTGCACGGTAAAAAATCCATCCTCGACCGGATGCCGGGCGACGCGTGGCAGAAGTTCGCCAACCTGCGCGCCTACTACGGCTGGATGTTCGCCTTCCCGGGCAAAAAACTGCTGTTTATGGGCAACGAGTTCGCCCAGGGGCGGGAGTGGAACCACGATACCAGCCTCGACTGGCATCTGCTGGAAGGGGGCGATAACTGGCATCACGGCGTACAGCGACTGGTGCGTGACCTTAACCTGACCTACCGCCACCATAAAGCGCTGCACGAGCTGGATTTCGATCCCTACGGTTTTGAGTGGCTGGTGGTGGACGACAACGAACGCTCGGTGTTTGTCTTTGTGCGCCGGGATAAAGCGGGCAACGAGATTATTGTCGCCAGCAACTTTACGCCGGTACCCCGTCATCATTACCGCTTTGGCATTAATCAGGCCGGTAAGTGGCGCGAAATCCTCAACACCGATTCCATGCATTACCACGGCAGCAATGCCGGTAACGGCGGATGGGTCCAGAGCGATGCCATCGAAAGCCACGGGCGCCCCAACTCTCTGAGCCTGACGCTGCCGCCGCTCGGTACCATCTGGCTGGTGCGGGAGGGCGAATGA
- the glgC gene encoding glucose-1-phosphate adenylyltransferase, producing the protein MVRLEKNDPLMLARQLPLKTVALILAGGRGTRLKDLTIKRAKPAVHFGGKFRIIDFALSNCLNSGIRRIGVITQYQSHTLVQHIQRGWSFFSEEMNEFVDLLPAQQRVHGENWYRGTADAVTQNLDIIRRYNAEYIVILAGDHIYKQDYSHMLIDHVEKGARCTVACLPVPVAEATAFGVMHVDADDKIIDFVEKPANPPTMPGDDTKSLASMGIYVFDADYLYELLEEDDKDEHSSHDFGKDIIPKITKAGMAYAHPFPLSCVQSDPNAEPYWRDVGTLEAYWKANLDLASVTPELDMYDQNWPIRTHMESLPPAKFVQDRSGSHGMTLNSLVSGGCIISGSVVVQSVLFPRVRINSFCNIDSAVLLPDVWVGRSCRLRRCVIDRACVIPEGMVIGENAEEDARRFYRSEEGIVLVTREMLRKLQIKQER; encoded by the coding sequence ATGGTTAGATTAGAGAAGAACGATCCCTTAATGTTGGCACGCCAGCTCCCCTTAAAAACGGTTGCCCTGATCCTCGCGGGCGGGCGCGGAACCCGTCTGAAAGATTTGACCATCAAGCGCGCCAAGCCGGCTGTTCACTTTGGTGGTAAGTTTCGAATTATCGATTTTGCACTGTCCAACTGCCTGAACTCCGGTATTCGCCGCATTGGCGTCATTACGCAGTATCAGTCGCACACCCTGGTGCAGCATATTCAGCGCGGCTGGTCATTCTTCAGCGAAGAGATGAATGAGTTTGTCGATCTCCTGCCTGCCCAGCAGCGTGTTCACGGTGAAAACTGGTACCGCGGCACCGCTGATGCGGTGACCCAGAACCTCGATATCATTCGCCGCTACAACGCGGAGTACATCGTGATCCTCGCCGGGGACCACATCTACAAGCAAGACTACTCCCACATGCTCATTGACCACGTCGAAAAAGGGGCGCGCTGCACCGTGGCGTGTCTGCCGGTGCCCGTTGCTGAAGCGACGGCGTTTGGCGTGATGCACGTGGACGCGGACGATAAAATTATCGACTTCGTTGAAAAACCGGCCAACCCGCCCACCATGCCGGGAGATGACACCAAATCGCTCGCCAGCATGGGGATTTATGTCTTTGATGCAGATTACCTTTATGAGCTGCTGGAAGAAGACGACAAAGACGAACACTCCAGCCACGACTTCGGCAAAGACATCATTCCAAAAATTACCAAAGCTGGCATGGCCTATGCACATCCTTTCCCGTTGTCCTGCGTGCAGTCAGATCCGAATGCGGAACCTTACTGGCGCGATGTGGGAACGCTGGAAGCGTACTGGAAAGCCAACCTCGATCTGGCCTCCGTCACGCCTGAGCTGGATATGTACGACCAGAACTGGCCGATCCGTACCCATATGGAATCCCTGCCGCCAGCGAAATTCGTGCAGGACCGCTCCGGCAGCCACGGCATGACGCTGAACTCGCTGGTTTCCGGCGGGTGCATTATCTCCGGCTCGGTGGTGGTGCAGTCGGTGCTGTTCCCGCGCGTGCGTATAAACTCATTCTGTAATATCGATTCGGCGGTGCTGCTGCCGGATGTCTGGGTCGGGCGTTCGTGTCGTCTGCGTCGCTGCGTGATCGACCGTGCCTGCGTCATTCCTGAAGGAATGGTGATTGGTGAAAACGCGGAAGAAGATGCACGTCGCTTCTACCGTTCTGAAGAGGGGATCGTGTTAGTCACACGGGAAATGTTGCGGAAACTGCAGATCAAACAGGAGCGATGA
- the glgA gene encoding glycogen synthase GlgA, producing MQVLHVCSEMFPLLKTGGLADVLGALPAAQIAGGVDTRVLLPAFPDIRRGIPDAKVVTRRDTFAGRITLLYGHYNGVGIYLIDAPHLYDRPGSPYHDTNLFAYTDNVLRFALLGWVGAEMAVGLDPFWRPDIVHAHDWHAGLAPAYLAARGHPAKSVFTVHNLAYQGMYYAHHMNEIDLPWSFYNMHGLEFNGQISFLKAGLYYADHITAVSPTYAREITQPEFGYGLEGLLRQRHREGRLSGILNGVDEQIWSPETDLLLAARYGRDSVEDKAENKRQLQIAMGLKVNDKVPLFAVVSRLTSQKGLDLVLEALPGLLEQGGQLALLGAGDPVLQEGFLAAAAEHPGQVGVQIGYHEAFSHRIMGGADVILVPSRFEPCGLTQLYGLKYGTLPLVRRTGGLADTVSDSSLENLADGIASGFVFEDSNAWSLLRAIRRAFVLWSRPSLWRYVQRQAMSMDFSWHVAAQSYRDLYQRLM from the coding sequence ATGCAGGTTTTACACGTATGTTCTGAGATGTTCCCGTTGTTAAAAACGGGCGGCCTGGCGGATGTTCTTGGTGCATTACCCGCGGCGCAAATCGCCGGCGGAGTCGATACCCGAGTCCTGCTGCCCGCCTTCCCGGATATCCGGCGCGGCATTCCCGATGCAAAGGTGGTGACGCGCCGTGACACCTTTGCCGGACGCATCACCCTGCTGTATGGACATTACAATGGCGTGGGCATTTACCTGATCGACGCGCCGCACTTATATGACCGGCCAGGTAGCCCGTATCACGATACGAACCTGTTTGCCTATACCGACAACGTGCTGCGTTTTGCGCTGCTCGGTTGGGTTGGGGCTGAAATGGCGGTAGGGCTGGATCCGTTCTGGCGCCCGGACATTGTGCACGCCCACGACTGGCATGCGGGGCTCGCTCCGGCGTACCTGGCGGCGCGGGGCCACCCGGCGAAGTCGGTCTTTACGGTGCATAACCTGGCGTATCAGGGCATGTACTACGCCCATCACATGAATGAAATCGATCTGCCATGGTCGTTCTATAACATGCATGGGCTGGAGTTTAACGGGCAGATCTCGTTCCTGAAAGCCGGGCTTTATTATGCCGATCACATCACGGCCGTCAGCCCGACCTACGCCCGTGAAATCACGCAGCCTGAGTTTGGTTACGGCCTGGAAGGGTTGCTCCGTCAGCGCCATCGTGAAGGGCGTCTTTCGGGTATCCTCAACGGTGTCGATGAGCAGATCTGGAGCCCCGAGACCGATCTGCTGCTGGCGGCCCGCTATGGCCGTGATTCCGTGGAAGATAAAGCGGAAAACAAACGCCAGCTACAGATTGCGATGGGGCTGAAGGTTAACGACAAAGTGCCGTTATTCGCGGTGGTGAGCCGTCTGACGAGCCAGAAAGGGCTGGATCTGGTGCTGGAGGCACTGCCGGGTCTGCTGGAGCAGGGCGGACAGCTGGCGCTACTCGGCGCGGGCGACCCGGTATTGCAGGAAGGATTCCTGGCGGCCGCGGCGGAACACCCGGGGCAGGTGGGCGTGCAGATTGGCTATCACGAAGCGTTCTCGCACCGGATCATGGGCGGCGCGGACGTGATCCTGGTACCGAGCCGTTTCGAGCCCTGCGGCCTGACGCAGCTTTACGGCCTGAAATACGGCACCCTACCGCTGGTACGCCGTACGGGCGGGCTGGCGGATACCGTATCTGACAGCTCGCTGGAAAACCTGGCGGACGGTATCGCCAGCGGGTTTGTCTTTGAGGACAGTAATGCCTGGTCGCTGCTACGGGCGATTCGGCGTGCTTTCGTCTTGTGGTCCCGTCCGTCGCTGTGGCGTTACGTCCAACGCCAGGCGATGTCCATGGACTTTAGCTGGCACGTTGCGGCGCAGTCATACCGCGATCTCTATCAACGCTTGATGTAA
- the asd gene encoding aspartate-semialdehyde dehydrogenase: MKNVGFIGWRGMVGSVLMQRMVEERDFDAIRPVFFSTSQLGQAAPSFGGTTGTLQDAYDLEALKALDIIVTCQGGDYTNEIYPKLRESGWQGYWIDAASSLRMKDDAIIILDPVNQDVITKGLNNGVKTFVGGNCTVSLMLMSLGGLFAQDLVEWVSVATYQAASGGGARHMRELLTQMGQLHHSVAAELANPASAILDIERKVTELTRSGELPVDNFGVPLAGGLIPWIDKQLDNGQTREEWKGQAETNKILNTANTIPVDGLCVRIGALRCHSQAFTIKLKKDVSIPTVEELLAAHNPWAKVVPNDRDITMRELTPAAVTGTLTTPVGRLRKLNMGPEFLSAFTVGDQLLWGAAEPLRRMLRQLA, translated from the coding sequence ATGAAAAACGTTGGTTTTATCGGCTGGCGCGGTATGGTCGGCTCTGTACTCATGCAACGCATGGTTGAAGAGCGCGATTTCGACGCTATCCGCCCGGTCTTCTTCTCCACTTCCCAGCTCGGCCAGGCTGCACCGTCCTTTGGTGGTACCACAGGGACGTTGCAGGATGCTTACGATCTGGAAGCGCTGAAGGCACTCGACATTATTGTGACCTGCCAGGGCGGCGATTATACCAACGAAATCTATCCAAAGCTGCGTGAAAGCGGCTGGCAGGGCTACTGGATTGACGCGGCCTCTTCGCTGCGCATGAAAGACGATGCCATCATCATTCTCGACCCGGTGAACCAGGACGTGATCACCAAAGGCCTCAACAACGGCGTGAAAACCTTTGTCGGCGGTAACTGTACCGTCAGCCTGATGCTGATGTCCCTCGGCGGCCTGTTCGCACAGGACCTGGTGGAGTGGGTCTCCGTGGCGACCTACCAGGCCGCGTCCGGCGGCGGTGCGCGTCATATGCGTGAACTGCTGACCCAAATGGGCCAGCTGCACCACAGCGTTGCGGCCGAGCTGGCAAACCCGGCGTCCGCAATCCTCGATATCGAGCGTAAAGTCACCGAGTTGACCCGCAGCGGCGAACTGCCGGTGGATAACTTTGGCGTACCGCTGGCCGGTGGCCTGATCCCGTGGATCGACAAACAGCTGGATAACGGCCAGACCCGTGAAGAGTGGAAGGGTCAGGCTGAGACCAACAAAATCCTCAATACCGCGAACACCATTCCGGTTGACGGTCTGTGCGTACGTATCGGCGCGCTGCGCTGCCATAGCCAGGCCTTCACCATTAAACTGAAAAAAGATGTGTCTATTCCGACCGTGGAAGAGCTGCTCGCCGCGCACAACCCGTGGGCGAAAGTAGTGCCAAACGATCGCGATATCACCATGCGCGAACTGACGCCAGCGGCCGTCACCGGCACGCTGACCACGCCGGTAGGGCGTCTGCGTAAGCTGAACATGGGGCCAGAGTTCCTCTCCGCGTTCACCGTGGGTGACCAGCTCCTGTGGGGCGCCGCCGAGCCGCTACGCCGCATGCTGCGCCAACTGGCGTAA